From Synoicihabitans lomoniglobus, the proteins below share one genomic window:
- a CDS encoding flavodoxin domain-containing protein — MKDSLHICFGTMTGNAETLAQSAEERAQADGWTTHLLNLCDVKPTDLRDLRQVLFVVSTWGDGEPPDDAADFWYGLEDTALDLSHLTFAVFGLGDQDYDDFNGFGRRLDERLAVLGASRLHDRFDADLDFEDTFPGWADAVLAQLDSRRGNAPASA, encoded by the coding sequence ATGAAAGACTCCTTGCACATCTGTTTCGGCACCATGACCGGCAATGCCGAAACCCTCGCTCAATCCGCCGAAGAACGCGCCCAGGCCGACGGCTGGACCACGCATTTGCTCAACCTCTGTGACGTCAAACCGACCGACCTTCGCGACCTGCGTCAGGTGCTCTTTGTGGTGTCCACCTGGGGCGACGGCGAGCCACCGGACGACGCCGCCGACTTTTGGTATGGTCTCGAAGATACCGCCCTCGACCTCAGCCATCTGACCTTCGCCGTGTTCGGTTTGGGTGATCAGGACTATGACGATTTCAACGGATTCGGACGTCGCCTCGACGAACGTCTCGCCGTGCTCGGTGCCTCCCGCCTGCACGACCGTTTCGATGCCGATCTCGATTTCGAAGACACCTTCCCCGGTTGGGCTGACGCCGTTCTTGCTCAGCTCGACTCCCGCCGCGGCAACGCGCCCGCTTCCGCCTGA